A window of the Cytophagaceae bacterium genome harbors these coding sequences:
- a CDS encoding HlyD family efflux transporter periplasmic adaptor subunit, whose protein sequence is MKKIRIKIVSVIALAWIITSCKSGNSDFDASGVFEATETVISAESQGKIISFDLQEGQELKPGQKLGEIDCQNLNLQKTQLEATIEALKLKQNDAAPQVEILKQQLTTQAAQINTQREQLRVLDKEKARLQNLVAAEAIPSKQLDDISGQVDILKKQISTSESQLGVLKQQIKSAEQQVGIQNRGILSEKKPLEAKVAQMNDLIGHCLIVNPLEGTVLVKYAETNEVTGPGKPLYKIAALQNMTLRAYVTGDQLAKIKIGSKVKVFVDKDKDEYKELPGEIEWISSKAEFTPKTIQTKDERGNLVYAIKVKVKNDGFLKIGMYGELKL, encoded by the coding sequence ATGAAAAAGATAAGAATAAAAATAGTATCGGTTATTGCCCTGGCCTGGATTATAACTTCCTGCAAATCTGGCAATAGTGATTTTGATGCCAGTGGAGTTTTTGAAGCTACTGAAACTGTGATTTCGGCAGAATCTCAGGGGAAAATCATTTCTTTTGACCTTCAGGAAGGACAGGAGCTCAAACCCGGCCAGAAACTTGGGGAGATAGACTGCCAAAACCTTAATCTTCAAAAAACGCAATTAGAAGCAACAATAGAAGCACTCAAATTGAAACAAAATGATGCAGCACCACAGGTGGAAATCCTGAAGCAGCAGTTGACCACTCAGGCGGCTCAAATTAACACCCAAAGAGAGCAGTTGAGAGTTTTGGATAAAGAAAAAGCAAGATTACAAAATCTGGTAGCGGCAGAAGCCATACCCAGTAAACAACTCGATGACATAAGTGGTCAGGTGGATATTTTGAAAAAACAGATCAGCACTTCAGAGTCTCAATTGGGAGTCTTAAAACAACAAATCAAGTCTGCTGAGCAGCAGGTAGGTATTCAAAACAGAGGGATTTTAAGTGAGAAAAAACCCCTGGAGGCAAAAGTAGCCCAAATGAACGACTTAATCGGTCACTGTTTGATAGTCAATCCATTAGAAGGAACTGTTTTGGTGAAATATGCCGAAACCAACGAGGTGACCGGCCCCGGCAAGCCCCTATATAAAATTGCCGCCCTTCAAAATATGACTCTTAGAGCCTATGTGACCGGCGATCAGTTGGCTAAAATCAAAATTGGCAGCAAAGTGAAGGTTTTTGTCGATAAAGATAAAGATGAATATAAAGAGTTGCCCGGTGAAATTGAGTGGATTTCATCAAAAGCCGAATTTACTCCCAAAACCATCCAGACCAAAGACGAAAGAGGGAATTTGGTTTATGCTATCAAAGTGAAAGTGAAAAACGATGGTTTTCTGAAAATAGGAATGTACGGCGAACTGAAGTTATGA
- a CDS encoding TolC family protein codes for MKKVPILLLLVFEVFYGYSQEKYTLKQCIDLANINSPLATQIPLIEQNATLQKKILNAGYLPQSSLGGTATWQSEVTSLPISIPGMSVPTPPQDQYKATIDVVQNIWDGGLTSGQKNMAQSLAKVESQKVAVDLYQIKDQVSALFFGILLSEKLLENTQLVMDELVGKIEKVKASVQNGVAMKSSLLQLEAKFLDLKQQNTEAQLRKQSAVEALSILTGKSISVNDQFFSEENISLSSNEIRRPELVWFDNQSELQNINSNLVRSKNLPKISLFGTGGYGKPGLNFLASDFKTYFIGGVQLKVPLSYLYAGSQKNEIEQFSVNRKKIESQKQAFLLASNVKLANQKAELERLSSILETDKKLVEIRSEIKKTADAQLTNGVISASDYITEVNNEILARQTLAIHQVQYLQAKVNLKVITGEDF; via the coding sequence ATGAAAAAAGTTCCAATATTATTACTGCTAGTTTTTGAAGTTTTTTATGGGTATTCACAAGAAAAATACACTTTGAAACAATGTATCGACCTTGCGAATATAAATAGCCCATTGGCCACCCAGATTCCGTTAATTGAGCAAAATGCCACTTTGCAGAAAAAAATCCTGAATGCGGGTTATTTACCCCAGTCAAGTCTTGGGGGCACAGCCACCTGGCAGTCTGAAGTAACCAGTCTTCCTATTAGCATTCCCGGTATGAGCGTACCCACTCCTCCTCAAGATCAATACAAAGCTACCATTGATGTAGTTCAGAATATCTGGGATGGAGGACTCACCTCAGGTCAAAAAAATATGGCCCAAAGTCTGGCAAAAGTAGAAAGTCAGAAAGTTGCAGTCGATTTGTATCAAATTAAGGATCAGGTAAGTGCTTTGTTTTTTGGTATTCTATTATCAGAAAAACTTTTGGAAAATACACAACTCGTAATGGATGAGTTGGTTGGGAAAATCGAAAAAGTCAAAGCTTCTGTGCAGAATGGAGTCGCAATGAAATCTTCACTTTTGCAGCTTGAAGCCAAGTTTCTGGATCTAAAGCAGCAAAATACTGAAGCACAGTTAAGGAAACAGTCTGCAGTAGAAGCACTTTCTATCTTGACCGGAAAATCTATTTCGGTCAATGATCAGTTTTTTTCGGAAGAAAATATTTCGCTTAGCAGTAATGAAATCCGTCGTCCTGAGTTGGTCTGGTTTGATAATCAGTCAGAATTGCAAAATATCAATAGTAATCTGGTCCGTTCCAAAAACCTTCCTAAAATATCTTTGTTTGGTACGGGAGGCTATGGTAAGCCAGGCTTAAATTTTCTAGCATCTGACTTTAAGACATATTTTATTGGAGGTGTGCAGCTGAAGGTGCCATTGAGTTATTTGTATGCGGGTTCACAAAAAAATGAAATTGAACAATTCAGTGTCAACCGAAAAAAAATTGAAAGCCAAAAGCAGGCTTTTCTCCTTGCTTCGAATGTTAAGTTAGCCAACCAAAAAGCAGAATTGGAGCGATTGAGCAGTATTTTGGAAACAGACAAAAAGCTTGTTGAAATAAGGTCAGAAATCAAGAAAACTGCTGATGCTCAGTTAACAAATGGTGTGATTAGTGCCTCTGATTATATCACTGAAGTTAATAATGAAATTTTAGCCCGACAGACTTTGGCGATTCATCAGGTACAATACCTTCAGGCCAAAGTAAACTTGAAGGTTATTACCGGAGAAGATTTTTAA
- a CDS encoding TetR/AcrR family transcriptional regulator, with the protein MTTEEKIFLAAENEFMEKGFDGTRMQVIADRAGINKAMLHYYFRSKDALFEKIFQEKIKLIFPKIGEDVKKKESFIEKVEVFIETYYQLLSQYPFLPLFVITTMNKKGNEHFAKNLPVDFFRDFFVGSMFQEIADGKIKPVHPLQFAFSVLGMTVFPYLARPAIMHVLQGQAGIYDDLMEGRVEELKKYVRYILTP; encoded by the coding sequence ATGACAACAGAAGAAAAAATATTTCTTGCCGCTGAGAATGAATTCATGGAAAAGGGCTTCGATGGTACCCGCATGCAGGTAATTGCTGACCGTGCAGGTATCAACAAAGCCATGTTGCATTATTATTTTAGGTCAAAAGATGCTTTGTTTGAAAAGATTTTTCAGGAAAAAATTAAGTTGATATTTCCTAAAATAGGGGAAGATGTAAAAAAGAAAGAAAGCTTCATCGAAAAAGTAGAAGTATTTATTGAAACCTATTATCAACTGTTGAGCCAGTACCCGTTTTTACCTCTTTTTGTGATCACCACCATGAATAAAAAAGGCAACGAACATTTTGCTAAAAACCTTCCGGTGGATTTCTTCCGTGATTTTTTTGTGGGTAGCATGTTTCAGGAAATCGCTGATGGAAAAATCAAGCCTGTTCATCCACTCCAATTTGCCTTTAGTGTTTTGGGAATGACCGTCTTTCCTTATTTGGCCCGCCCGGCAATTATGCATGTTCTTCAAGGTCAAGCCGGAATTTATGACGATCTAATGGAAGGCAGGGTAGAAGAACTAAAAAAATATGTAAGGTATATTCTTACTCCCTGA
- a CDS encoding glycine--tRNA ligase codes for MSQISAPGTTLQDIIAHAKEYGFVFPSSEIYDGLQAVYDYGQNGVELKNNLKQAWWKAMTQLHDNIVGIDAAIFMHPLTWKASGHVDGFNDPMIDNKDSKKRYRADQLLEGKAEEYTNAGQPEKAQALLAKMGALLSAEKLDEVRQLIIDENIVCPISKTSNWTEVRQFNLMFSTQVGSVAEDSSIIYLRPETAQGIFVNFLNVQKSGRMKVPFGIAQIGKAFRNEIVARQFIFRMREFEQMEMQFFVRPGSEMAWYENWKATRLKFHQAIGLPAAKLQYHDHDKLAHYANAAVDIEFEFPFGFREIEGIHSRTDFDLKNHQELSKKKMQYFDPDLGEDGKAIGNYIPFVVETSVGADRLFLATLCNAFTVETGEKERTYLKLHPALAPIKAAVLPLVKKDGLAEKAQEIAQGLKSSFRTVYDDGGAIGKRYTRQDLIGTPFCIAVDYETMENGTVTIRHRDSMEQERVAISDLKEKIGYAVSMERILEEI; via the coding sequence CTAAAACAAGCATGGTGGAAAGCCATGACACAGCTTCACGACAATATTGTGGGTATAGATGCAGCCATATTTATGCATCCACTCACCTGGAAAGCTTCGGGCCATGTGGATGGTTTCAACGACCCGATGATTGATAATAAAGATTCAAAAAAGCGATATCGTGCCGACCAATTGCTCGAAGGTAAAGCGGAAGAATATACCAATGCCGGTCAACCTGAAAAGGCTCAGGCACTTTTGGCAAAAATGGGGGCGTTGCTCAGTGCCGAAAAACTTGACGAGGTAAGACAGTTGATTATTGATGAAAATATAGTTTGTCCTATTTCAAAAACTTCCAACTGGACGGAGGTTCGCCAGTTTAATCTCATGTTTTCTACTCAGGTGGGTTCTGTGGCGGAAGATTCCAGCATTATTTATTTAAGACCGGAAACTGCTCAAGGGATATTTGTAAACTTTTTGAATGTTCAAAAGTCTGGCCGTATGAAGGTGCCTTTTGGTATTGCTCAGATTGGTAAAGCATTTAGAAATGAGATAGTTGCCCGTCAGTTTATTTTTAGAATGAGAGAATTCGAACAAATGGAAATGCAGTTTTTTGTACGTCCTGGTTCAGAGATGGCATGGTATGAAAACTGGAAGGCAACACGTCTGAAATTTCATCAGGCCATAGGTTTGCCGGCAGCCAAGTTACAATATCATGATCACGACAAATTGGCTCATTATGCCAATGCTGCTGTAGATATTGAATTTGAGTTTCCGTTTGGTTTCCGTGAGATTGAGGGTATTCATTCCCGTACCGATTTTGACTTGAAAAACCATCAGGAACTTTCGAAAAAGAAAATGCAATACTTCGACCCTGATTTAGGCGAGGATGGAAAAGCTATTGGAAACTACATTCCTTTTGTAGTGGAGACTTCTGTAGGTGCCGACAGGTTGTTTTTGGCTACATTGTGTAATGCTTTTACTGTTGAAACCGGTGAAAAAGAAAGGACTTACCTCAAATTACACCCGGCTTTAGCTCCAATAAAAGCCGCTGTTTTGCCTCTGGTTAAAAAAGACGGTCTGGCCGAAAAAGCTCAGGAAATTGCTCAAGGGCTTAAATCGAGTTTTAGAACTGTATATGACGATGGTGGTGCGATTGGTAAGCGTTATACCAGGCAGGATTTGATTGGTACGCCATTCTGTATTGCTGTGGATTACGAAACCATGGAAAATGGAACTGTAACCATCCGTCATCGTGATAGTATGGAACAGGAAAGAGTGGCAATTTCTGATCTGAAAGAGAAAATTGGTTATGCAGTAAGTATGGAGAGGATTCTGGAAGAGATTTGA